In Nycticebus coucang isolate mNycCou1 chromosome 5, mNycCou1.pri, whole genome shotgun sequence, the DNA window TACTGGAGGTAAGCGAGATGAGAGCAGTTCTCGCGGTAGGCTGGCAGCTCAGGCTGAGGCTTGCCTCCTGCCGCCTTCCGGGAAGATTCGTTCACCGCCTTCCACGCTGCCGATGTTAAGCTACTCAGGATGGAGCGAGCCTTGGCGACTGACGCTCCGGCCCAGAGACATCTTAAGCTGGGAGAACCAAAGTAGAACCTTTGTATCCAGGATGCACTGCAGTACCTGCGGGAAAGGTGGAGTGGGACTCGCCAGAGGCGCACCGAGCAGCAGCCGAGTTGCGTGCGTCCTGTGGGCAGCGACACTGGGCTCCTGCGCGTCCTTACACCTGCTCGGAGAGGCACCGGCCAGGCCAACTCAGAGCCCAGCAACCGGCGGAGCAGCCGCCTCCTCTGGCCCCCTCCCTATGCCCACCCCCAGTAAAGTTGTGCAGCAGGCGCTACCTGGGACTGGGGCCTGCACGCCTCACCTCCGCGTACCCAGAAGGATGCACTGTAGCCCTTTGAGTGACAGTTTGCTCTCTTGTCCTCCCACAAATGCAGATATGCGGCTGTGCCCCTCCTCCGAAACTCCTGGGCAGGCCCAtaggggtggaggtgggaggagtgtCCTGCTTCATCCACGCTTCAGAATCCTGGGAAGATCAAGAAGTCTGCAGAACTTAGCCTACGGGCTCCTAAAAAGAGCCTGGTGTAAAACTGTACTAGACGAGTGtctttactttaaattttcattCTAATAGAGTACATGTGGTTAATTAAGAAAGCTCTCCAATTGCACTAGATGGGGCATAGCATTTATAAACGGAGTTGGAAATGTGGAGCCATTCCGCAGCAAATTCCCCCACCCTaacccctccccaccaccacccctgcatAAACCAACATTTCAACCCCGAAACAATTTGACTTAGTcactttttaaacataaatacatcttcaaaaatgtatatattctcaGTTATAACCCGAGAATCGACGTGAGACTTTGTAATTTGACCTGGAGCATAAATGGGGTTCGCTTGTGTCAGTAATGCACTCTGCCCCTTTCTTTGGTCTAGGCCCTCAACGCTTCCAACTGCCCCAGCCCAAGTCTGCTCCCCACTATTCCCGTAATGTCCCTTCTGCCACTTGACCCAGCCAATGGAGAGAGCCTTGTCTCAATTCCTTCCTAAATGTGAAGGGCTGAGGATTCCCTGTTACACTCCGTTTACCCGAAGTTTGCGGGGAAGGCttagggaggatggagggagtgTGAGGAAGGAGCTCTGAGTCAGCAGAGCTCTCAGAAGAGAACGCGGTGAGCGTTTCGCAGCTGAAGCGCTTACTCTCTCACCTCCCTGAAATGAAGCACGGCATCGCAGTTATCACCGGCTGAAGAGGTAGCAAATGTCCTCTCCCACGGCTTGCAGTTACTAGGATGCCTGCTTTTAGAGCCAGTGAGTCCCTTGTCGAAAAACAATTACCAAAACTTTAAAGGACGCGGGCCAAGGAGACACCGGCGCGGAAAGCCAGGCATCCGGGGACTGGGTAAGGCCTCCCGGACTCCTCGAAAGCAGTCCACACCCGGAGCAGCCAGAGGCAAGGCACGGCCTCGCGAACGCAGCTAACGGCTTCGGTGGAGGACATCAAAGAGAAAAGAGGCGGCGTCGAAATTTAGACCAGAGCAAAGGAACTGCCGAAGGGAGCGGAACTGGGGTGTGGGGCTGGAGGCCGCAGGACTCGGTCGGAGTGGGTGCAAAGGAGGTGAGGCTGGGGACGGCAGTTACAGGCTTCGGCCACTGCCATTTCCCCGCAGAGCTCCTCTGAGGCGGGAGGAGTCCCCAGACCCCTTCAAAATCCTGTCCGCGACTCCTGGATCCCCTAGTGTATTCCAAGGGAAAGCACATTCCCTCTCCAACAGGGGCGAGGAGCAGAGAATCTGCCCCACCTTGACTGTTCAGGGTGAGAGTAGGACTCGCCCAAGGAGACCCTTgtcctgaattttcttttttttttctttctttctttcttttttttttttttcttttcttttttggtataaGCGCCCCgatcccttcccctctcctatTTTAGCTGGGTAGACCTCTACTCGCTGAGCGAAACCTGAAGCTCCCCATACTCAGATCGCACCCTCCGGCGGCAGGCGCGCTGCGGGGGAGTCCCTGCAAACACACGCGTGGCCCCTCTGACCAGCGATCCTCGCTCCCGATTGGCCTCCCGGTTCCCGCCTCTCCACCGCCCCTTCCTCCTATGCCGCCCGGAGTGGCGTCAGCACGCCAGCCGAGCGTGGGCTTTAAATGTCCCCTAGCCGGAGCCCGGGCGCTTCCGTGCCGGAGCGCGGTGCGGGCTAGAATCACAAGAGCGGGAGCCGAGCGAACCAGAGGGATCCCAAGCCGCCGAGCTCGGTGCCCGTTTCTCTGTCGCGGATGACTTGGGAGCTCGGGCCCAAGAGCAGCCAGTGCAGCTCGCCTGAGCTCCGCCGAACCAGAGTTGATGAAAAAACACCTAACCGGCTCCGCTGCGGAGAGCCATGAGCTGTCTGGATGTTATGTACCAAGTTTATGGTCCTCCGCAGCCTTACTTCTCAGCCGCCTACACGCCCTACCACCAGGTACGAATCTCCCCCGGGTCAGGACCAGGACTTAGGGGCTGGTGGAGGGTCCCCAGCTTGCCAGAGCATGACCAGTACACGCAGGTCCCAGGAGCGTCCCGCCCGGATGCAGGGATCGCTGCGCTGCCCCACAGCTGATTGTACAATTAGCGAACCCCTTTAGCTGGTTCATTTGCTCTCTCTGGAAGGCAGCTACATCCTGCTGCTGTGCTCCTGGGTCTTCCTTGGAATAATCAGGTGAGAATGGCACAGGCTAGATTTTTTTCACAGAGTCTGTCAGACTCTAGATTCTTCCAGCCTGGTGCAGATGTGGGGTACAGGTGGAGGGAGGCTGCGGATAGAGCTCTGGCCGGGGGATAAACAAACTTTGGTCCCAAAGgggaaaatgacaaaaaaaagcaaaggccAGTCTTTCCGTCTGAGATGCAGAGGCCCGCACATTCTCTTTGCTGCAAGCTTATCTCCGGAATAATTTCTTCCATTTCAATTCTCGGGCTATCAGAACAATTAATTCTAGAACCAACGAATTCGTTTTAAAGGGCACTGCGCAGAATGTGTTAGTTTTGTTATCTTTGGTTTCAACTTTCTGGGAGTGTTATTGGAGTGCAATTGGCCCGACAGAGGCGAACTTCTTAGACAATACTTCGCCTCTCTGGAGCCTCAGTGGCTGAATCAGTCAGCCCTGCTTTCAACAAACTCACTTTTAAGAAGATCACTCAACCCTGGTTCTGCAAACTTTTCAAGTTCTGTTTATTTCtgccagtttttcttttcctggggCTTTGTCTGTTTGaacaatttttctttccatttcctcaGCTGACATATCAGAAACTGGGGACAGTAGtctaagaaaagaatgaaatcatacaCCTAGGGTTCCAGACCAGGTCCAAAAGTGAGGGCCCAGACTACTGCTTTGGGGAACTTGAAATTGTGGTATGCCCCTATGCCCTACTGGATACTttcctaaattttgtttttaaattcaaaatgtctattcGGAAATTTCGCGCTGATGGAACGGGTAggttttgccttttattttcttccctcctctttttctctttgaaactTTTCAATCTAGTGTTTGTTTTGTCTCAATGTTAATTCTAGGAATCACCCTGAGTCCCTCCTTATCAACCAGCTGAGAATATGGCATTAGGAAGTGATGATATTACTAAATCACTGGAGCTCCTTCCCAGGATGGGAGTATTGCAAAGAGGAGAGAAGTAGGTTGGTTTTTGTCTGGTCCTTTCTCCTCCTGGAACCTGGACCAATCTATTGCATTAAGATCTCCAGTTCGTTTTTCTGTGACTGGGGCCTCCCTTCAAGGCCATCTCTGCCTGCAGAATGCTTTAACACCGCATTCAATCCATTGCTCATTTCTAACAAAGTGTTCTCAGCAGCTGCACTTGGTTTTTTAAATCACTATCAGACATCAGCATTTACTCACCCCCCCAGCTAGGATCTtaacatttcttccttttgctcctttttattatttcctcaaTAAGTATGGAGATGGTGAGAGTGGAAATATTCATAATCTACTAGCCTActgcttttttcttacttttaaaggGAAACCTATTTAATAACTGAGATACTTTTAAATGGACAGATTATGGGTGACCAAAATATCAGcttgcatttgttaaaattatcCATCTTTTCCCAACCACGATGTTCCCAACCACATTTTTGCCCCATATGATTCATTAGTACATGGGATTATTGCAAACTTTTTGTGGAcgtttatcttttacatttatggTTTCAGGGAGTGGACTTTTGTGGGTGTTTTTCCTCTGTTCTACCCTGAGGACGTTTAATCCTGCATTTTATGCTTCTGCCCTGGATTCTCAGGCAGGGAACAGTCAGGCCCCTAATTGGACTTGGGTGTCCTTTACCCTTGGAGTTGGCTTTCAAAAATATATCTGCCCTGAGCCCAGCTGTGAGGTCAAACTCAGCTCATAATGTGGCTGCATAGGTGTCTTCTCAAACTTTCACCCAGACATTTTAGGAGAAATTTCCATGTGGCCCACCAGCAACTCTGAGGAGACTTCTGACCAAGGACAGCAATTTCCTCTATGGAACCAGTCTCTTGCTCGGGTGTAGGTCGGGAGGACTGCTGCCCCCTTATTGCTGGTTTCATACTGAGAGCACAAGAGGGAGGCACAGATGCCACTTTTCCCATGTATACCTTAGGGAGTAGGATGAGGGAGTTCAGCCTAAACACAATTTGTGATCTCTTTTGAAACTGACATCTCTATCCTTTTTCTCCTTGATCAGAAACTAGCCTATTACTCCAAAATGCAGGAAGCCCAAGAATGCAATGCCAGCCCCAGCAGCAGTGCCAGCGGCAGCTCCTCGCTTTCCAGTCAAACCCCAGCCAgtatcaaagaggaagaaagcagCCCAGAGAAAGAATGCCCACCAGAGGCGGAGTACATCAACTCCCGCTGCGTTCTCTTCACCTATTTCCAGGGGGACATCAGCTCCGTGGTGGATGAACATTTCAGCAGGGCCCTCAGCCAACCCAGCAGCTACTCCCCCAGCTGTACTAGTAGCAAAGCACCTAGGAGCTCTGGGCCCTGGCAAGGTGAGTAAGAAGCCCTGCTGGGAGGAACAAAGGAGGGTTCCATCCACAGGGACCCAAGGATATGCAGCTGAAAGAATACTAGATGTCAGAGAAGGGTGAGGAAGAGCATTTAGAGAAGGTCacgaaaacaaagaggaaaaagggaaTGGGTACAAGATCTCCAATGAAAGAGGCAGAGTATTAATCCAGAAAAAACACTGGCCTTGAAATTTGAAGTTTGTGTGTTGACTCCTCCACCTCCTAGCAATATGACCTTGGGTGAGTGTCTTAACCTCTTTAAGGTCACTCTATTTACTGGTATCTAAAATTAGAATAACACTTGCCCTCCTAACTATCCCCAGAGAAGGCTGTAAGACTCCaacataaaaatgtatgtaaatatgCTATGGAAAATAAGAGGTTTCCAACACCCTCCCAAAACAGGAGTCAGAGAATCTTCACCACCAACTTACAGAGCACTTCCCAATTTCTGGCGCAGATGCCTAGAGCAATAAGTTCTAGACCTCCCCTGCAAGCAAAACCTACTAAAACTGACCTATGCCTTTTGCCAGTTGCCAATTACTGGTgaaattcagaaacaaaaagtGTCTCAATAAGTAGagtaacaaagaaagaaacatgtagGTACTGCCAAAACATCCCTAAGGTTTCTCTGACATTTCCTCTTTATTGTTCTGCCTTCTTCACAAGGCACTACTTTACCCTAGCCTCGGACAATAATTTATTGGATTTCAACTTCCTGTATTATCAACAAGACCAAGGTTGGGGGAACCATTAGCCTAAGCTGTTTTGTGTGTTTGCCAAGCTGAGAAATGAGGACTTcgtggaaggagggaaggaagggaagaagaaagagagggagggaaggaaggaaaaagaaattttcattcattcatttttatctgTCTGTTGGGGGAAGATGacaacacacactttttttttccttaagagagTTTGACACTTTGCATAAGCCTTCCCCATACAAGACCCCAAAACATtagttttaaatacagaaaaatttttttattcttcaaagagttggccaaaatattttttaacaggaAGTCTGTTCaccatttaaaatgcattttcaaatcatttaaaattctcTCGTATATGGCGCAGATGCCTACCACAGAGGAAGTTCTCGATAAAGCTTCCTTGAATTAAGTAGCtgtatttttctccttcactACCAATGGCAACAAATAAATTTGATCTAAATGCTGTTTTCTTAAAATGCTACCAGACGGTAGGGGTATACAGTGGTACTTAAGATTATTCTTATTATCTCCGGTGCCCTCACTTTGGCGCAGAATGTTGCCTTACGAAGACCTGACCCTTCGCGTCCCACTGTGCAAATAATACAACTACCCTTTTAATATGTCTAATTTACTCTTTTGTTTGAGTTCCTGGAAAAAATATTCGTAAGAAAGTTTCTAGGAAGAAAACTGATAATAACAAGACTTCGGTATTTGTCTATGGGCCTCCAAGTCTATCAGAGAGGCCTCGCAGAGGCAGTTTCTGAAGCACGGAGGGCTGAGGTGTGGAAGGGCTAATTTATTATGCAAGCCGACTGAAGTGGAAAGAGATAATCTTTAGCTTCAGGAGAGGCTAAGGCTGACAAAGGGAGGCCCGTGTCTGCTCTGACAGCTGGCCAGAGTGGGAGAATGCTCTTTGCACCCCAAAACTTAGGGCTGGAGGGAAGGAGATCTCCGATGTTCCTTCTCCTGTCGCTCCCAGGTTTCGGTATTGGGAACGCATCTGGGAAATCGGATGAAGCCGACCAGCTCCCCGGGAGTTCCAGGAAGCACCCGTTTGGCGGTGCCCAGACCTCGTGGTCACAGGCTGCAGCCCCCTTAGGCGCTGCTCCAGAGCCAGAGGCTGCCCGTCTACGTGGCGCCGAAACTGCAGTGCGAGTAGATCTGTCACAGCCTGGCAGGTCTGCGATCGCGTCTCGCGGCGGTGACAAgcacctctctttctctcctcccctccgcCCGCAGACGGCTCCTTCCCGATGAGCCAGCGCAGCTTCCCCGCCTCCTTCTGGAACAGCACGTATCAGACGCCGGTGCCCGCGCCGCTGGGCAGCCCGCTGGCCGCCGCGCACTCGGAGCTGCCCTTCGCAGCCGCCGACCCCTACTCGCCGGCAGCGCTGCACGGCCACCTGCACCAGGGCGCTACAGAGCCGTGGCACCACGCACACCCGCACCATGCGCACCCGCATCATCCCTACGCTCTGGGCGGCGCCCTCGGAGCCCAGGCTGCAGCCTACCCGCGCCCCGCCGCTGTGCATGAGGTCTACGCGCCCCACTTCGACCCGCGCTACGGGCCGCTGCTGATGCCGGCTGCCTCGGGACGCCCGGGCCGCCTCGCACCCGCCCCGGCGCCGGGGCCTGGCAGCCCGCCCTGCGAGCTCTCGGCCAAGAGCGAGCCGGCCGGCCCCGCGTGGGCCGCGCCCGGGGGACCCTTCGCCAGCCCCGCGGGGGAAGTGGCCCAGGGCTTGGGCCTCAGCGTGGATTCAGGTAAGCAGAGGAGGGAGTGTGACCTCCCCAGGGTTCCCTCTAGTCCTGGTCACAGCTCTAGGCTGAGTCTGGGACTCCCTTTCTGTGGCCCAAGGGTCTGCATGACACGGATGTGTTTCAGCTGACAGACGACCCTGTGTTATCAGAGTGGGTGGGACGAGAAAGTAAGGACCCTGCCCTAACCTGGCTGGGAACTCTTAAAAgaagacttcttttaaaaataaaattttgtgctAAAGTTCTAGCTCTGCGCTGTTCAATGGAGTGGccattagccacatgtggctgctgAGCACTTGATACCTGGCTAGACCAAATTACGATGTGCGTCGGCGTGTGATACACACTGGAATTAAAAAACTGTGcaagaaaagaatgtaaaattcaCCTCATTCATGTTTTTATATTGATTGGTGAAATATTTTCAACACATTCTACATCAACtatattaggttaaataaaatgcattattaaaattaattctcaCTTGTTATGCTTTTTTTCACTGTGGCTGGTATAAAATTTGGAATTATGCCTGTGGCTTCCATTGCATTTCTATTGGACAGCTCTGATCTAGCATACCTGCACAGAGTGTAGTTTAAAATCCTCTGTGACTTGGGGCGGGGGATCTTGTCACCTAGTGACAgttgtaaggaaagaaaaatatgtgactCTGATATTGACAAAATTGCCACATTTAACAAGtctctttaaaaaggtaaaactttAAAGGACATAATAATGCTAAATCTCTGGCTTAAAGGGTAGAATTTGAAAGGTACATTCAAATAAGGCtttgcttttttgctttcttttcttatttttagggcaaattaaaaaaaaacagttatatAATAAGTGCAATCCTTGCCTTGTAGTCCCACTCCCCCTTCCTCCAGGTGAAGATttgacttttctgtttgctttgtgtTTACTTCATTTACCAGACTTTTGATGAAGGCTGTGACTTTCACAATAAAACAGTGGTGtttgtatttctctttccttaaatGCCTTGTGCCTTCCTTCTCCCActcctgctctctccctctctttctttccttcctctctctctctctcctctctctcttcaatTTTCAGGTGTGCAGCCTCAGGACAAAAACAAGGATGTGTACTGGTTTTAGACAGCCAGCTTCTTCCCTGTAGGTCTCTGCAATAATACAGTTGGTGGCGCTCAGAGCTCAGATGGAGTGGGTTTGTAACAGCTTCTGATCTTGGTTTACAGCTCGCCGCTATTCTCTTTGTGGTGCATCTCTCCTGAGCTGATCTGCTGACCCAGGGTTTCCCCTTCCCTTTGCCTCTCTGACCAGCCttggaggctcagcacctgtgcctcTCACTTCGTGGATGAGGACGTGGGGGGAAGGCAGAGACTTCAAACTTCTCGGTGCATGGGGAAAACCAAGAACCGCAACTACAGAAATTTCGTCTAATACTAATTCCCACCGCTGTAAGAGCAGATGGATCCAAAGACTCTGAATTACGTTGGCCAAGTCAGTGGAAATATCTGCGGTGAAATCACTTAGTCAGGTGATAGGATATCATAAGCTTTCTTGGAAAGGGGAAAAAGCAAAGAGACTTTTGGTGTGAATATTTTTTATGCTGATGTGAATTCTTTCATTAGGTAGTGTGAGCATAGCACTACTGACATGGATATCCTCAGatttaaaattgtgtatttgCATCGAAGACTgtggtagaaatgtaaaaagaagcagattccttctttctctgcgcTCAGCCTCCAGCCCCCTTCCTGCCCATCTCCTCCCCACAACACCCACTCCAGACACAGAGAAATACTTTTTCCTTTGGATTGTGAACATTGGAAGACTCAGCCTGAATGTGAGTGGCAAGTGGCTTATCTGGAGCCACCTGCCCAAGTCTTACTGCAATGCAGCTGTTGTAGGACAACTGTTTAAAACTCCAGAAATACATCCATCCACCAAGGTGGCACTTCCCAGTGTTTGGCAGAACAATTGCAATTGCACtggatatattttatatatatgtatgtatatatatcatattttttaCAAGGAACATTTTACGATGAAAGAAGAAAgtcttctctgcttt includes these proteins:
- the VGLL2 gene encoding transcription cofactor vestigial-like protein 2 isoform X5 yields the protein MSCLDVMYQVYGPPQPYFSAAYTPYHQGDISSVVDEHFSRALSQPSSYSPSCTSSKAPRSSGPWQDGSFPMSQRSFPASFWNSTYQTPVPAPLGSPLAAAHSELPFAAADPYSPAALHGHLHQGATEPWHHAHPHHAHPHHPYALGGALGAQAAAYPRPAAVHEVYAPHFDPRYGPLLMPAASGRPGRLAPAPAPGPGSPPCELSAKSEPAGPAWAAPGGPFASPAGEVAQGLGLSVDSVLALRCSMEWPLATCGC
- the VGLL2 gene encoding transcription cofactor vestigial-like protein 2 isoform X4, which translates into the protein MSCLDVMYQVYGPPQPYFSAAYTPYHQKLAYYSKMQEAQECNASPSSSASGSSSLSSQTPASIKEEESSPEKECPPEAEYINSRCVLFTYFQGDISSVVDEHFSRALSQPSSYSPSCTSSKAPRSSGPWQDGSFPMSQRSFPASFWNSTYQTPVPAPLGSPLAAAHSELPFAAADPYSPAALHGHLHQGATEPWHHAHPHHAHPHHPYALGGALGAQAAAYPRPAAVHEVYAPHFDPRYGPLLMPAASGRPGRLAPAPAPGPGSPPCELSAKSEPAGPAWAAPGGPFASPAGEVAQGLGLSVDSVFGQDRA
- the VGLL2 gene encoding transcription cofactor vestigial-like protein 2 isoform X1 translates to MSCLDVMYQVYGPPQPYFSAAYTPYHQKLAYYSKMQEAQECNASPSSSASGSSSLSSQTPASIKEEESSPEKECPPEAEYINSRCVLFTYFQGDISSVVDEHFSRALSQPSSYSPSCTSSKAPRSSGPWQDGSFPMSQRSFPASFWNSTYQTPVPAPLGSPLAAAHSELPFAAADPYSPAALHGHLHQGATEPWHHAHPHHAHPHHPYALGGALGAQAAAYPRPAAVHEVYAPHFDPRYGPLLMPAASGRPGRLAPAPAPGPGSPPCELSAKSEPAGPAWAAPGGPFASPAGEVAQGLGLSVDSVLALRCSMEWPLATCGC
- the VGLL2 gene encoding transcription cofactor vestigial-like protein 2 isoform X3, whose product is MSCLDVMYQVYGPPQPYFSAAYTPYHQKLAYYSKMQEAQECNASPSSSASGSSSLSSQTPASIKEEESSPEKECPPEAEYINSRCVLFTYFQGDISSVVDEHFSRALSQPSSYSPSCTSSKAPRSSGPWQDGSFPMSQRSFPASFWNSTYQTPVPAPLGSPLAAAHSELPFAAADPYSPAALHGHLHQGATEPWHHAHPHHAHPHHPYALGGALGAQAAAYPRPAAVHEVYAPHFDPRYGPLLMPAASGRPGRLAPAPAPGPGSPPCELSAKSEPAGPAWAAPGGPFASPAGEVAQGLGLSVDSALEAQHLCLSLRG
- the VGLL2 gene encoding transcription cofactor vestigial-like protein 2 isoform X2; amino-acid sequence: MSCLDVMYQVYGPPQPYFSAAYTPYHQKLAYYSKMQEAQECNASPSSSASGSSSLSSQTPASIKEEESSPEKECPPEAEYINSRCVLFTYFQGDISSVVDEHFSRALSQPSSYSPSCTSSKAPRSSGPWQDGSFPMSQRSFPASFWNSTYQTPVPAPLGSPLAAAHSELPFAAADPYSPAALHGHLHQGATEPWHHAHPHHAHPHHPYALGGALGAQAAAYPRPAAVHEVYAPHFDPRYGPLLMPAASGRPGRLAPAPAPGPGSPPCELSAKSEPAGPAWAAPGGPFASPAGEVAQGLGLSVDSARRYSLCGASLLS